One stretch of Streptomyces hygroscopicus DNA includes these proteins:
- a CDS encoding nuclear transport factor 2 codes for MIDERSRKKLILEHSRRMNAADIDGLLELYADEVTFEDPVGSGRRTGRDALREHFEELAAADISEIPGEPVAGQDGVHVLVPVTATMNYLPKGPGFAERGWLTAPDTPEDSRITWDYVLMMRAGAGGLIQELQMFWGRSDIDITG; via the coding sequence GTGATTGATGAGCGAAGCCGGAAGAAGCTCATCCTCGAGCACAGCCGCCGGATGAACGCCGCGGATATCGACGGGCTTCTCGAACTCTACGCGGACGAGGTCACTTTCGAGGATCCGGTCGGATCGGGACGGAGGACCGGGCGGGACGCCCTTCGTGAGCATTTCGAGGAGCTCGCCGCGGCGGATATCAGCGAGATTCCCGGTGAGCCGGTCGCGGGACAGGACGGTGTGCATGTCCTGGTGCCGGTGACGGCCACCATGAACTATCTGCCCAAAGGCCCCGGATTCGCCGAGCGCGGCTGGCTGACGGCCCCGGACACCCCGGAGGACTCCCGCATCACCTGGGACTACGTCCTGATGATGCGCGCGGGGGCCGGCGGTCTCATTCAGGAACTGCAGATGTTCTGGGGGAGGTCGGACATTGACATCACCGGCTGA
- a CDS encoding epoxidase, producing the protein MLAAHVLARHLERVTVVERDVLPDGPRHRKGSPQGRHVHVLWSSGARIVDTLLPGMIDQLLDAGARRIGFHQDLVTLTSHGWQHRFPPRQYALMCTRPFLDWKVRDRVLATGRITLRQRAEILDLVGDAERVTGVRVRDMDTGAQETLEADLVIDASGRGSRLRHWLSALEVPPLEEDIVDAGIAYATRVYQAPPGAAAGFPAVNVAADHRLREPGRFGVVYPQEDGTWMVTLSCTRGAGLPAHDDDFLPYARTLRHPLVADLIDLAKPLTSVAVSRVGANRRLYPERLDIWPEGLLVLGDALAAFNPIYGHGMSSAARAAAALDTALQRSGADVGATRRAQQAISATVDDPWIMAASKDVEYVNCRMSMTDPRLTGGAVARQRFSDLIADRSIRSSAVCDVVTDVISLTAPQSELASSRFLSLMHKDRVLPELTEPPLTADELALVNLTPRSTVSAGGS; encoded by the coding sequence ATGCTGGCTGCCCATGTGCTGGCCCGCCATCTGGAGCGCGTCACCGTCGTGGAGCGCGATGTGCTGCCGGACGGCCCCCGGCACCGTAAGGGATCGCCGCAGGGACGCCATGTCCATGTGCTGTGGTCCAGCGGTGCGCGCATCGTGGACACGCTGCTGCCGGGCATGATCGACCAACTGCTCGACGCGGGCGCCCGCCGGATCGGATTCCATCAGGACCTGGTGACCTTGACGTCCCACGGCTGGCAACACCGCTTTCCACCGCGGCAGTACGCCCTGATGTGCACCCGCCCGTTCCTGGACTGGAAGGTCCGCGACCGCGTTCTGGCCACCGGGCGGATCACCTTACGCCAGCGCGCCGAGATCCTCGATCTGGTCGGCGACGCCGAACGGGTCACCGGGGTCCGGGTGCGCGACATGGACACCGGTGCGCAGGAAACGCTGGAGGCCGATCTGGTGATCGACGCCTCCGGGCGCGGTTCCCGGCTCCGGCACTGGCTGTCGGCGCTGGAGGTGCCGCCGCTCGAGGAGGACATCGTCGACGCGGGCATCGCGTACGCCACCCGCGTCTACCAGGCGCCGCCGGGTGCCGCCGCCGGATTCCCCGCCGTCAACGTGGCCGCCGACCACCGGCTGCGCGAGCCGGGCCGGTTCGGGGTGGTGTATCCGCAGGAGGACGGCACCTGGATGGTGACCCTGTCGTGCACCCGGGGCGCCGGACTGCCCGCGCACGACGACGACTTCCTGCCCTACGCCCGGACGCTGCGCCATCCGCTGGTCGCCGATCTCATCGACCTCGCGAAGCCGCTGACCTCGGTGGCCGTCTCGCGTGTCGGCGCCAACCGGCGGCTGTATCCGGAGCGGCTGGACATCTGGCCGGAGGGGCTGCTGGTGCTCGGCGACGCGCTGGCCGCGTTCAACCCCATCTACGGCCATGGGATGAGCTCCGCGGCTCGTGCGGCCGCCGCGCTGGACACCGCGCTGCAGCGGTCCGGGGCCGATGTGGGAGCGACCCGCCGGGCTCAGCAGGCGATCAGTGCCACCGTGGACGATCCCTGGATCATGGCCGCGTCCAAGGATGTGGAGTACGTCAACTGCCGGATGAGCATGACGGATCCGCGGCTGACGGGCGGGGCCGTGGCCCGGCAGCGCTTCTCCGATCTGATCGCCGACCGGTCGATCCGTTCCTCGGCGGTGTGTGATGTGGTGACCGATGTCATCAGCCTGACCGCCCCGCAGTCCGAGCTGGCGTCCAGCCGCTTTCTGTCGCTCATGCACAAGGACCGGGTCCTTCCGGAGCTCACCGAGCCGCCGCTGACCGCCGATGAGCTCGCGCTGGTGAATCTGACTCCGCGCAGCACGGTGAGTGCGGGCGGCTCATGA